The Streptomyces cynarae genome contains a region encoding:
- a CDS encoding ROK family glucokinase: MGLTIGVDIGGTKIAAGVVDEEGNILSTHKVPTPGTPEAIVDAIAAAVEGARAGHEIVGVGIGAAGYVNRQRSTVYFAPNIDWRQEPLKEKVEARVGLPVVVENDANAAAWGEYKFGAGKGHRNVICITLGTGLGGGIIIGNKLRRGHFGVAAEFGHIRMVPDGLLCGCGSQGCWEQYASGRALVRYAKQRANATPENAEVLLSLGDGTPDGIEGKHISMAARQGDPVAVDSYRELARWAGAGLADLASLFDPSAFIVGGGLSDEGELVLEPIRKSYKRWLVGGNWRPVADVIAAQLGNKAGLVGAADLAREPDPIM, encoded by the coding sequence ATGGGACTCACCATCGGCGTCGACATCGGCGGCACGAAGATCGCGGCCGGTGTGGTCGACGAGGAAGGCAACATCCTCTCGACCCACAAGGTGCCGACTCCGGGCACGCCCGAGGCCATCGTGGACGCCATTGCCGCTGCCGTCGAGGGCGCCCGTGCCGGACACGAGATCGTCGGCGTGGGGATCGGTGCTGCCGGATACGTCAACCGTCAGCGCTCGACGGTCTACTTCGCGCCGAACATCGACTGGCGCCAGGAGCCGCTGAAGGAGAAGGTCGAGGCCCGCGTGGGCCTCCCGGTGGTCGTCGAGAACGACGCGAACGCGGCCGCGTGGGGCGAGTACAAGTTCGGCGCGGGCAAGGGCCACCGCAACGTCATCTGCATCACGCTCGGCACCGGCCTCGGCGGCGGCATCATCATCGGCAACAAGCTGCGCCGCGGGCACTTCGGCGTGGCCGCCGAGTTCGGCCACATCCGGATGGTCCCGGACGGGCTGCTGTGCGGCTGCGGCTCGCAGGGCTGCTGGGAGCAGTACGCGTCGGGCCGCGCGCTGGTCCGTTACGCCAAGCAGCGCGCGAACGCGACGCCCGAGAACGCGGAGGTGCTGCTGTCGCTGGGCGACGGCACCCCGGACGGCATCGAGGGCAAGCACATCTCGATGGCCGCGCGCCAGGGCGACCCGGTGGCGGTGGACTCCTACCGCGAACTCGCCCGCTGGGCCGGCGCGGGCCTCGCCGACCTGGCCTCGCTCTTCGACCCCTCGGCGTTCATCGTCGGCGGCGGCCTCTCCGACGAGGGCGAACTGGTCCTGGAGCCGATCCGCAAGTCCTACAAGCGCTGGCTGGTGGGCGGCAACTGGCGCCCGGTCGCCGACGTGATCGCGGCCCAGCTGGGCAACAAGGCGGGCCTGGTGGGCGCGGCGGACCTGGCCCGCGAACCGGACCCGATCATGTAA
- a CDS encoding endonuclease/exonuclease/phosphatase family protein: MATSDPLLPDSRTEADGSAVLRVLSYNIRSMRDDTDALARVIRACAPDLVLVQEAPRFFRWRKKLARLAAASGLVILSGGATAAGPALLCSLRATVERTEDVLLPLTPGLHRRGFATAVVRFGGARLGVIGCHLSLQDDERHEQGGMLLDRLAAMGVEHAIAGGDLNETPDGPTFKRLAADLQDAWATAPWGGEHTWTRSGPPRRIDAVFATGGIEVLGCGVPLGHPGVTERDLTAATDHLPVLAALRVPAS, translated from the coding sequence ATGGCGACCTCCGACCCGCTGCTGCCCGACTCCCGAACCGAAGCCGACGGATCCGCCGTCCTCCGGGTGCTCAGCTACAACATCCGGTCGATGCGCGACGACACCGACGCGCTCGCGCGCGTCATCCGCGCCTGCGCCCCAGACCTCGTGCTCGTCCAGGAGGCCCCCCGTTTCTTCCGGTGGCGTAAGAAGCTCGCCCGACTCGCGGCGGCCTCCGGCCTCGTGATCCTCTCGGGCGGTGCCACCGCCGCCGGACCGGCCCTGCTCTGCTCGCTGCGGGCCACCGTCGAGCGCACCGAGGACGTCCTGCTGCCCCTCACCCCCGGCCTGCACCGCCGCGGCTTCGCGACGGCGGTCGTGCGGTTCGGCGGCGCCCGGCTCGGCGTCATCGGCTGCCATCTGAGCCTTCAGGACGACGAGCGCCACGAACAGGGCGGCATGCTCCTCGACCGCCTCGCCGCGATGGGCGTCGAGCACGCGATCGCGGGCGGCGATCTCAACGAGACCCCGGACGGGCCCACCTTCAAGCGTCTCGCCGCCGACCTTCAGGACGCCTGGGCCACCGCCCCCTGGGGCGGCGAGCACACCTGGACCCGCTCCGGCCCCCCGCGCCGTATAGACGCCGTCTTCGCCACCGGCGGCATCGAGGTCCTCGGCTGCGGGGTCCCCCTCGGCCACCCCGGCGTGACGGAGCGGGACCTCACCGCGGCCACGGACCACCTTCCGGTGCTCGCCGCCCTCAGGGTCCCCGCCTCGTAG
- a CDS encoding DUF5304 domain-containing protein — protein MSEERPSSDAAQEEAEEVRVTDADAWATACAEDLAAEKARRRARYGSPSGSAAEELKKLVDAVADKLSGLQAPLLGAAASGTAQQMVRQVVQQAKAAVEPVIERNPDVFDHLAAAGSELLAAYRSAVEAQEQRWTNRTSGDMDPRRQDGDEGPGEHIDLD, from the coding sequence ATGAGCGAAGAGCGCCCCTCCTCCGACGCCGCTCAGGAGGAGGCCGAGGAAGTGCGGGTGACCGACGCCGACGCCTGGGCGACAGCATGCGCCGAGGACCTCGCCGCGGAGAAGGCCCGCCGCCGGGCCCGGTACGGCTCGCCGTCCGGCTCGGCAGCCGAGGAGCTGAAGAAACTCGTCGACGCCGTCGCGGACAAGCTGTCCGGGCTGCAGGCGCCGCTGCTCGGCGCGGCGGCATCGGGCACGGCCCAGCAGATGGTCCGCCAGGTCGTGCAGCAGGCCAAGGCAGCGGTGGAGCCGGTCATCGAGCGCAACCCGGACGTCTTCGACCACCTCGCTGCGGCCGGCTCGGAGCTGCTCGCGGCCTACCGCTCCGCGGTCGAGGCCCAGGAGCAGCGCTGGACCAACCGCACGTCCGGCGACATGGACCCACGCCGACAGGACGGGGACGAAGGCCCCGGCGAGCACATCGACCTCGACTAG
- a CDS encoding alpha/beta hydrolase, producing MPVLPGAEPYRHEGGEIGVLLCHGFTGSPQSLRPWAEHLAERGLTVSLPLLPGHGTRWEDMQLTGWQDWYGEVDRELRALRRSCAQVFVAGLSMGGALALRLAAKHGDAVSGVIVVNPANKVHGLSAYALPVARHLVRSTNGIASDIAKEGSVELGYDRVPLHAAHSLRNFFRVVDGELPQITQPLLLLHSPQDHVVPPADSARILSRVSSTDVREILLEQSYHVATLDHDADRIFEESHAFIGRLAPSVGKEGTAAGG from the coding sequence GTGCCGGTCCTCCCCGGAGCCGAGCCGTACCGCCACGAGGGCGGGGAGATCGGCGTCCTCCTCTGCCACGGCTTCACCGGTTCCCCGCAGTCGCTGCGCCCCTGGGCGGAGCATCTGGCCGAGCGCGGCCTCACCGTCTCGCTGCCGCTGCTGCCCGGGCACGGCACACGCTGGGAGGACATGCAGCTCACCGGCTGGCAGGACTGGTACGGGGAGGTGGACCGCGAGCTGCGCGCCCTGCGCCGGAGCTGCGCGCAGGTGTTCGTGGCCGGTCTGTCCATGGGGGGCGCCCTGGCCCTCCGGCTGGCCGCCAAGCACGGGGACGCGGTCAGCGGCGTCATCGTGGTCAACCCGGCGAACAAGGTGCACGGCCTGTCCGCGTACGCCCTCCCGGTCGCCCGCCACCTCGTCCGTTCGACGAACGGGATCGCCAGCGACATCGCCAAGGAAGGCAGCGTGGAGCTGGGGTACGACCGGGTGCCGCTGCACGCGGCGCACTCGTTGCGGAACTTCTTCCGGGTCGTCGACGGCGAGCTGCCGCAGATCACCCAGCCGCTGCTGCTCCTGCACAGCCCGCAGGACCACGTGGTGCCGCCGGCCGACTCGGCCCGGATCCTGAGCCGGGTCTCCTCCACGGACGTGCGGGAGATCCTGCTGGAACAGAGCTACCACGTGGCGACGTTGGACCACGACGCGGACCGGATCTTCGAGGAGAGCCACGCGTTCATCGGCCGGCTCGCGCCCAGTGTCGGCAAGGAAGGGACGGCCGCAGGTGGCTGA
- a CDS encoding lysophospholipid acyltransferase family protein, whose translation MKVSIGGPLKLAFRPWVEGLENVPAEGPAILASNHLSFSDSFFLPAVLDRKVTFIAKAEYFTTPGVKGRLTAAFFKGVGQLPVDRSGARGAGEAAIKSGIEVLERGELFGIYPEGTRSPDGRLYRGKPGGLARVALATGAPVIPVAMIDTEKIQPPGKVIPKLMRPGIRIGRPLDFSRYQGMEHDRFVLRAITDEVMYEIMKLSGQEYVDIYATAAKRQIAEAAKAEKQAQKEAQKDAGKGPAGS comes from the coding sequence ATGAAGGTATCCATCGGGGGGCCGCTGAAGCTCGCCTTCAGGCCGTGGGTGGAAGGCCTGGAGAACGTTCCCGCCGAGGGCCCCGCGATCCTGGCGAGCAATCACCTGTCCTTCTCGGACTCGTTCTTCCTGCCCGCGGTGCTCGACCGCAAGGTGACCTTCATCGCGAAGGCCGAGTACTTCACCACGCCCGGTGTGAAGGGCCGGCTGACCGCCGCCTTCTTCAAAGGCGTCGGCCAGCTTCCCGTCGACCGCTCCGGAGCGCGCGGCGCGGGCGAGGCCGCCATCAAGAGCGGCATCGAGGTGCTGGAGCGCGGCGAGCTGTTCGGCATCTACCCGGAGGGCACCCGCTCGCCCGACGGCCGCCTCTACCGCGGCAAGCCCGGCGGTCTCGCGCGCGTGGCGCTCGCGACCGGGGCGCCCGTCATCCCGGTCGCCATGATCGACACCGAGAAGATCCAGCCGCCGGGGAAGGTCATCCCCAAGCTGATGCGGCCGGGGATCCGGATCGGCAGGCCGCTGGACTTCAGCCGCTACCAGGGCATGGAGCACGACCGGTTCGTGCTGCGCGCGATCACCGACGAGGTGATGTACGAGATCATGAAGCTCTCCGGCCAGGAGTACGTCGACATCTACGCGACCGCCGCCAAGCGGCAGATCGCGGAGGCGGCCAAGGCGGAGAAGCAGGCGCAGAAGGAAGCGCAGAAGGACGCGGGGAAGGGACCGGCGGGCTCTTAG
- a CDS encoding SRPBCC family protein → MAEHTSSSITIEAAPADVMRVIADFARYPDWTGEVKEAEVLSTDDQGRAEQVRLVMDAGAIKDDQTLAYTWTGDSEVSWTLVKSQMLRSLDGSYLLKPAGAGATEVTYRLTVDVKIPMLGMIKRKAEKVITDRALAGLKKRVESGEK, encoded by the coding sequence ATGGCGGAACACACCAGCTCGAGCATCACGATCGAGGCGGCTCCGGCCGACGTCATGCGGGTGATCGCCGACTTCGCGCGCTACCCGGACTGGACGGGCGAGGTGAAGGAGGCGGAGGTCCTCTCCACCGACGACCAGGGCCGCGCCGAGCAGGTGCGCCTCGTCATGGACGCGGGTGCCATCAAGGACGACCAGACGCTCGCGTACACCTGGACGGGCGACAGCGAGGTCTCCTGGACCCTCGTCAAGTCGCAGATGCTGCGCTCCCTGGACGGCTCGTACCTGCTCAAGCCGGCCGGTGCCGGCGCCACCGAGGTGACCTACCGGCTGACCGTCGACGTCAAGATCCCGATGCTCGGCATGATCAAGCGCAAGGCGGAGAAGGTCATCACCGACCGCGCGCTGGCCGGGCTGAAGAAGCGGGTGGAGTCGGGGGAGAAGTAA
- a CDS encoding ArsA family ATPase, translating into MRTILITGPGGSGRTTVAAATALNAARRGSRTLVLSADRTDTLGAVLGVPTGARPVEAAPGLTAWRPDAAARFRDGLVAFQDRAATALDLLGAAPLDAEEVTPLPGAEELALLRAVRDTALSESHDLLVVDLPPVPQALVLLALPEELRRYLRRLLPPERQAARALRPVLGRLAGVPMPSEWLYETSARWDVELAAVEAVLADRATSVWLVAEPGPAAADAVRTAVTGLALRTLRPETLVANRVLPDSGHDAWLAQFAAQQRKTLQEWQGAYAVHGVPHLGHDPRGADDLAALAVPDVNAAPSPAEWPVADRLAEDGVLVWHIPLPGAIREELDLVRRGDEIVVTAGPFRRIVPLPSALRRCTVAGAALREGELRIRFAPDPELWPRTS; encoded by the coding sequence ATGCGCACCATCCTGATCACCGGCCCCGGCGGCTCCGGCCGGACCACCGTCGCCGCGGCCACCGCGCTGAACGCCGCCCGCCGGGGCAGCCGCACGCTCGTGCTCAGCGCCGACCGCACCGACACCCTCGGTGCCGTACTCGGCGTCCCCACCGGCGCCCGCCCCGTGGAGGCCGCACCCGGCCTCACCGCCTGGCGGCCGGACGCCGCCGCCCGCTTCCGCGACGGCCTCGTGGCCTTCCAGGACCGCGCGGCCACCGCCCTCGACCTCCTCGGCGCCGCCCCGCTGGACGCGGAGGAGGTCACCCCCCTGCCCGGCGCCGAGGAACTCGCCCTGCTGCGCGCCGTGCGCGACACCGCGCTCTCCGAGTCCCACGACCTCCTCGTCGTCGACCTGCCCCCCGTTCCGCAGGCGCTCGTCCTCCTCGCCCTGCCCGAGGAACTCCGCCGCTACCTGCGCCGGCTGCTCCCGCCGGAGCGGCAGGCCGCGCGCGCCCTGCGCCCCGTCCTCGGTCGGCTCGCGGGCGTGCCGATGCCCTCCGAGTGGCTGTACGAGACCAGCGCCCGCTGGGACGTGGAACTGGCCGCCGTCGAGGCCGTCCTCGCCGACCGCGCCACCAGCGTGTGGCTGGTCGCAGAACCGGGCCCTGCCGCCGCCGACGCGGTCCGTACCGCCGTCACCGGCCTCGCCCTGCGCACCCTGCGCCCCGAGACCCTGGTCGCGAACCGCGTCCTGCCCGACAGCGGCCACGACGCCTGGCTCGCGCAGTTCGCCGCCCAGCAGCGCAAGACCCTTCAGGAGTGGCAGGGCGCGTACGCCGTGCACGGCGTCCCGCACCTCGGCCACGACCCGCGCGGCGCCGACGACCTCGCCGCGCTCGCGGTCCCGGACGTCAACGCGGCGCCCTCCCCGGCCGAGTGGCCCGTGGCGGACCGGCTCGCCGAGGACGGAGTGCTCGTGTGGCACATCCCGCTGCCCGGTGCGATACGCGAGGAACTGGACCTCGTCCGGCGCGGCGACGAGATCGTGGTGACCGCGGGGCCGTTCCGCCGCATCGTTCCCCTTCCGTCGGCGCTGCGCCGCTGCACCGTGGCCGGGGCGGCGCTGCGCGAGGGCGAGCTGCGCATCCGTTTCGCACCGGACCCGGAGCTGTGGCCGCGCACCTCGTAG